A region from the Syntrophorhabdaceae bacterium genome encodes:
- a CDS encoding glutamine amidotransferase produces MKNRVIIKTGSTFPDIASHAGDFENWIIAGTGQERHSFTVIDVTRAEPLPSVTDFSGVIITGSHSMITDCSDWGEKTGSWLREIASSGMPALGICYGHQLLAHAFGGKAGHNPMGREFGTVELTLRESAATDPLFAGLPSLIKAHACHTQSVLTLPPGATLLASSPLDPHQAFRIGSSTWGVQFHPEFDEATVREYIKRHRDMLREEGKEPDALIKTVEPTPHAASLLKRFIEFAGR; encoded by the coding sequence ATGAAAAATAGAGTGATTATCAAAACCGGCTCGACCTTCCCCGACATCGCCTCTCACGCCGGGGATTTCGAAAACTGGATCATTGCCGGCACCGGCCAGGAGAGGCATAGTTTTACCGTAATCGATGTGACCCGGGCCGAACCCCTGCCTTCAGTCACCGACTTTTCAGGAGTCATTATCACAGGATCTCATTCCATGATTACGGACTGCTCCGACTGGGGCGAGAAGACCGGTTCATGGCTTCGGGAAATAGCCTCATCAGGCATGCCCGCCCTCGGCATCTGCTACGGCCATCAACTCCTCGCCCATGCATTCGGCGGTAAAGCCGGCCACAATCCCATGGGCCGGGAATTCGGCACAGTGGAGCTGACCCTCCGCGAATCCGCCGCCACGGACCCGCTCTTCGCCGGCCTGCCGTCCCTCATAAAAGCCCACGCATGCCACACCCAGTCCGTCCTCACCCTCCCCCCGGGCGCAACGCTCCTCGCATCGAGCCCCCTCGACCCCCACCAGGCATTCAGGATAGGCAGCTCCACCTGGGGAGTCCAGTTCCACCCTGAATTCGATGAGGCCACAGTAAGGGAGTATATAAAACGACACCGCGACATGCTGCGAGAAGAAGGAAAGGAGCCGGACGCACTGATAAAGACAGTCGAACCGACCCCTCATGCCGCATCGCTATTGAAACGGTTTATTGAATTTGCCGGACGGTGA
- a CDS encoding ATP-binding protein — protein MTVREKGQKVTPGKSRTNRQFEAEVEALRVRLGEAEETLRAIRNHEIDALVVDGPEGQQVFTLQGAEHPYRVLVEAMSEGALIVGIDGTILYCNDQFTEMLNTSHDTITGASFHEILPSEEWGAFKASLGTCGKEGCRGEYHLAAFGEREIPVLISARRLLLPDVEGFCVVATDLTGQHALEQQVQQVQKMEAIGTLAGGIAHDFNNMLAVIIGFTEMAIDDNGSHESGVDRSLKHVLKAAFRGRDLVKQILAFSRKSHPEVVPLRLTPLIRDTVKFLRASLPATVKIDVKIKSKSDTVLADPSQMQQVVMNLCTNAGFAMRDKGGRLTISLSDAHSTPPAGLEPRPCALLSIKDTGTGMEPYVIKKIFEPFFTTKERGQGTGMGLAVAYGIIKSLEGEITVESTPGKGSTFNVFIPQAEPFVESEELAQGEIPRGKGLILFVDDDEALVEWGRETLLRLGYEVVGVAESREALSLFLHNPLSFDVVITDYTMPVMTGFALAKELLKVRPDIPIILYTGHNDNASPEKAKMVGIKEFLMKPLAKRVLAETVRRVLNPNKGE, from the coding sequence ATGACAGTGCGCGAGAAGGGACAAAAAGTAACCCCTGGGAAGAGCAGGACGAACCGGCAGTTTGAGGCCGAAGTGGAGGCATTGCGGGTACGCCTTGGGGAGGCCGAGGAGACCCTCCGGGCAATCAGGAATCATGAGATCGACGCACTCGTCGTTGACGGACCCGAGGGGCAACAGGTGTTCACACTCCAGGGCGCCGAACACCCGTACCGCGTCCTTGTCGAGGCGATGTCCGAGGGTGCCCTTATAGTGGGAATCGACGGCACGATCCTTTACTGCAACGATCAGTTCACAGAGATGCTCAACACATCGCACGACACGATTACGGGAGCGTCCTTTCACGAAATTTTGCCATCTGAGGAGTGGGGGGCGTTCAAGGCTTCCCTTGGTACATGTGGAAAGGAAGGCTGCCGGGGTGAGTACCATCTCGCCGCCTTTGGAGAGCGGGAGATACCGGTCCTTATCTCTGCCCGCCGTCTCCTGCTCCCGGACGTGGAGGGCTTCTGTGTTGTTGCCACCGACCTGACAGGGCAACACGCGCTCGAACAGCAGGTCCAGCAGGTACAGAAGATGGAAGCTATCGGCACCCTCGCAGGGGGGATCGCGCACGATTTTAACAATATGCTTGCCGTTATCATCGGTTTTACCGAGATGGCAATCGATGATAACGGGTCGCACGAATCCGGCGTGGACCGTAGCCTCAAGCATGTTCTGAAAGCCGCATTCAGAGGGAGGGATCTTGTGAAGCAGATCCTTGCGTTCAGCCGGAAAAGCCATCCGGAGGTCGTCCCTTTGCGGTTAACTCCCCTCATCAGGGATACGGTTAAATTCCTCAGGGCGTCACTCCCCGCCACCGTGAAGATTGATGTAAAGATAAAAAGCAAATCGGATACCGTTCTTGCCGATCCGTCCCAGATGCAGCAGGTGGTAATGAACCTGTGCACCAACGCCGGCTTCGCCATGCGGGACAAGGGGGGAAGACTCACCATAAGCCTAAGCGATGCCCATTCCACTCCGCCTGCCGGACTAGAGCCCCGGCCCTGTGCGCTTCTCAGCATAAAAGACACGGGCACGGGCATGGAACCCTATGTAATAAAAAAAATCTTCGAGCCCTTCTTCACCACAAAGGAGCGGGGGCAAGGCACAGGTATGGGGCTTGCGGTCGCGTACGGCATCATAAAAAGCCTTGAGGGGGAGATCACCGTGGAGAGCACACCGGGAAAAGGCTCCACCTTCAACGTATTCATTCCACAAGCCGAACCATTCGTTGAATCGGAAGAACTCGCCCAAGGCGAAATCCCTCGCGGGAAGGGACTCATCCTCTTCGTCGATGACGACGAGGCCCTTGTGGAGTGGGGCCGGGAGACCTTGCTGCGGCTCGGGTACGAAGTAGTCGGGGTCGCAGAGAGCCGTGAAGCCCTGTCCTTATTCCTCCATAATCCCCTCAGCTTTGATGTGGTCATTACCGATTATACCATGCCGGTAATGACGGGATTCGCCCTCGCAAAGGAACTCTTGAAGGTGCGGCCCGATATTCCGATTATTCTCTATACGGGGCACAACGATAATGCATCGCCGGAGAAAGCGAAGATGGTGGGGATCAAGGAATTCCTGATGAAACCGCTCGCCAAACGTGTGCTGGCAGAGACAGTACGCCGGGTGCTGAATCCAAACAAGGGAGAGTAA
- a CDS encoding circadian clock KaiB family protein: MKNSKPKEAEESRDFWQLRLYVAGQTPKSLAAFANLKKICDEHLSGKYRIEIIDLIENPTLAAGDQILAIPTLVRKLPEPVRKIIGDLSNAERVLVGLDLRPVPGEERRKA; this comes from the coding sequence ATGAAAAACTCAAAACCGAAAGAAGCTGAAGAAAGCAGGGATTTCTGGCAGCTTAGACTCTATGTTGCGGGACAGACTCCGAAGTCGCTTGCTGCCTTTGCTAACCTCAAAAAGATCTGTGACGAGCACCTTTCAGGCAAGTACCGGATAGAGATAATCGATCTTATTGAAAATCCAACGCTGGCGGCGGGTGATCAGATCCTCGCTATCCCCACTCTCGTGAGGAAACTTCCCGAGCCGGTAAGGAAGATCATCGGGGACCTCTCCAATGCCGAGAGGGTTTTGGTCGGTCTTGACCTTCGGCCCGTTCCAGGGGAAGAAAGGAGGAAGGCATGA
- a CDS encoding PAS domain S-box protein, whose product MGLPSFKSIKTQLLIIVLISILPALGIILYSGMVIQREAIREAEHEVLAVLNGLAAEHQLVEESTRQLLITVSQLPEVQHANLAACNKILQKLLIQNPVYGNLFITDPEGNMIAAGLPFTSHNVRHRKYFQDLLTTKDFSVGEYVIGMTFRKPELHFAYPTLDGKGRIKAVVVAGIDLTGYGRLFTKAKMPEGSDLIVTDHKGIKLLTYPDSPGLTGTADSAERIARMTQGPEEGTFARFTGSGKRLVAYRRFSLREDTIPYLFISVAISEKQALAGARGLLYHNLAFLAMAFLMAVAIALIVGKAAIAKRLDALVAASVRLGRGDLTARTGLPPGKDELGRLAEAFDEMADQLEHKEWARRQADEAFLSSQANLSAITESTDDWIWSVDPDRFGFLTFNTSIKEYFLGTRGIEIHTGTALEEVCPAERLETWRGFYRRALAEGRFQTEYRAKGNPKIFLLSLNAVHRAGEIIAISVLGKDITESHTAAEKLRESEEKYRSIFENAVEGIFQTTPEGRYLNMNPALARMYGYSSPEEMIGAVTDIEKQQYVNPEDRNRLKVLFGTQGFVERFETQIYRKGGDKLLISMNARAVKSATGEVAYYEGTVEDITARKEGEETLRESEETLRALINATRETLLMIDTSGTVLVANEVVAHRLGKTVRTLIGTRIYDHFAADVVESRKDHYEKAAATGEPVRFTDSMNGKIFDHFVYPVFNTDRAVVRIAIFANDITQSTRAWEEKGRLESQLRQAQKMEAIGTLAGGVAHDFNNILTAIIGYGSLLRMGMDGDPKKSYVDQILSSSHKAAVLTQSLLAFSRKQVIEPKPRKINEIIWEAEKLLKRLLTEDIEFTVVCADSDMTVRADVTQIDQVLINLATNARDAMPGGGKLVIETKSIELDDSFVQLHGFGQPGGYARVSVSDTGIGMDQQTREKIFEPFFTTKEVGKGTGLGLSLVYGIISQHNGYITVTSEPDKGTRFDIYLPIIKTRAMQAEQPPEEVKGGHETILVAEDNDQVRILAKEVLTSKGYTVIEATDGEDAVRQFREHKDEIVLLLLDVVMPRKNGREVYEEIAKARPDVKVLFTSGYTGDVVLIKGIHDEALNYISKPLAPNELLKKVREVLDR is encoded by the coding sequence TTGGGGCTTCCGTCTTTTAAATCGATTAAGACCCAACTCCTTATTATCGTCCTTATCTCCATTTTACCCGCCCTGGGCATAATCCTCTATTCGGGTATGGTAATCCAGCGGGAGGCAATCCGGGAGGCCGAACACGAAGTCCTGGCAGTGCTCAATGGACTGGCGGCGGAGCATCAGCTCGTGGAAGAGAGTACGCGACAGCTCCTCATCACGGTCTCTCAATTACCCGAGGTACAGCACGCAAATTTGGCTGCCTGCAATAAAATCCTTCAAAAACTGCTCATCCAGAACCCGGTGTACGGCAATCTCTTTATTACCGATCCCGAAGGTAATATGATAGCCGCGGGTCTACCCTTTACATCTCACAATGTACGGCACAGGAAATATTTTCAGGATCTTCTCACCACAAAGGATTTTTCTGTAGGGGAATATGTCATAGGAATGACATTCAGAAAGCCGGAGCTTCATTTTGCATACCCCACCCTCGACGGGAAAGGAAGAATCAAGGCGGTCGTGGTTGCGGGTATCGACCTTACCGGTTACGGCAGGCTTTTCACAAAAGCGAAGATGCCGGAGGGCTCCGATCTTATTGTGACGGACCATAAGGGGATAAAGTTACTCACCTATCCTGACTCCCCCGGCCTGACGGGAACGGCCGATAGCGCCGAGAGAATTGCACGGATGACCCAGGGGCCCGAGGAGGGAACCTTTGCCCGCTTCACCGGCTCGGGTAAGCGCCTGGTCGCGTACAGGCGGTTCAGCCTGAGAGAAGATACCATACCCTATCTTTTTATCAGTGTGGCAATCTCTGAAAAACAGGCATTGGCCGGGGCAAGAGGGCTTCTCTACCATAACCTTGCCTTTCTCGCAATGGCTTTTCTTATGGCCGTGGCCATCGCGTTGATCGTGGGCAAAGCGGCCATTGCAAAAAGACTCGACGCCCTCGTGGCCGCCTCGGTGAGGCTGGGCCGGGGAGATCTCACCGCCAGAACCGGGCTTCCACCCGGCAAAGACGAGTTAGGACGCCTCGCGGAGGCATTTGATGAAATGGCCGATCAACTGGAGCATAAAGAATGGGCGCGCCGTCAGGCGGACGAAGCATTTCTCAGCTCACAGGCAAATCTATCGGCCATTACGGAAAGCACCGACGACTGGATCTGGTCGGTGGACCCGGACCGTTTCGGTTTCCTCACATTTAACACTTCCATAAAGGAATATTTTCTCGGTACCCGCGGCATCGAAATCCACACCGGGACGGCGCTTGAAGAGGTCTGTCCCGCTGAAAGACTGGAGACGTGGCGGGGATTTTACCGGCGGGCACTCGCGGAGGGAAGGTTCCAGACGGAATACAGGGCAAAGGGAAACCCAAAGATATTCCTTCTTTCCCTGAATGCGGTCCACCGCGCCGGCGAGATAATTGCCATATCGGTGCTGGGAAAGGACATCACCGAAAGCCACACGGCGGCCGAGAAGCTCAGGGAAAGCGAAGAAAAGTACCGCAGCATCTTCGAAAACGCCGTCGAGGGCATATTCCAGACCACGCCCGAGGGGCGGTATTTGAATATGAACCCGGCCCTTGCCCGCATGTACGGGTATAGTTCGCCCGAGGAGATGATCGGGGCCGTCACCGACATCGAAAAACAGCAGTACGTGAACCCGGAGGATAGGAACCGCCTGAAGGTCCTTTTCGGCACGCAGGGATTTGTGGAACGATTCGAGACCCAGATCTACAGGAAAGGCGGCGATAAGCTCCTGATATCGATGAATGCCCGGGCCGTGAAGAGCGCAACGGGAGAGGTGGCCTATTATGAAGGCACCGTGGAGGATATCACTGCCAGAAAGGAAGGCGAAGAAACGCTGAGGGAGAGCGAAGAGACGTTGCGGGCGCTGATCAATGCAACCCGCGAGACTTTATTGATGATCGATACTTCGGGCACGGTACTCGTGGCGAACGAGGTTGTGGCCCACAGGCTGGGTAAAACCGTTCGCACCCTTATCGGCACCCGGATATACGACCACTTCGCTGCCGATGTGGTAGAGTCAAGAAAAGATCATTATGAAAAAGCGGCCGCCACGGGTGAGCCGGTTCGTTTTACCGATTCGATGAACGGAAAGATTTTCGACCACTTCGTTTACCCTGTGTTTAACACGGACAGGGCAGTCGTCAGGATCGCCATTTTTGCCAACGACATTACCCAGAGCACACGGGCATGGGAGGAAAAAGGGCGCCTCGAATCGCAGCTTCGCCAGGCCCAGAAGATGGAAGCCATCGGTACCCTTGCAGGCGGAGTGGCCCACGATTTCAACAATATCCTCACCGCGATCATCGGTTACGGCAGTCTTCTGCGGATGGGGATGGACGGGGATCCGAAAAAATCCTATGTGGACCAGATCCTCTCCTCTTCCCACAAGGCGGCCGTTCTCACCCAAAGCCTTCTCGCCTTCAGCAGGAAGCAGGTAATAGAGCCAAAACCAAGAAAGATAAATGAAATCATCTGGGAAGCGGAAAAACTGCTGAAGAGGCTCCTCACCGAAGATATAGAATTTACCGTGGTATGTGCCGATTCCGACATGACCGTCAGGGCCGATGTAACACAGATAGACCAGGTGCTCATAAACCTCGCGACCAATGCGCGGGACGCCATGCCGGGCGGGGGAAAACTCGTGATTGAAACGAAATCGATTGAGCTCGATGACAGCTTCGTGCAGCTCCACGGGTTCGGACAACCGGGAGGGTATGCCCGCGTCTCCGTATCCGACACGGGAATAGGTATGGACCAGCAGACGCGGGAAAAGATCTTCGAACCTTTCTTTACCACGAAAGAAGTGGGAAAGGGCACGGGTCTCGGACTCTCCCTGGTCTACGGCATCATTTCCCAGCACAACGGCTATATTACGGTGACGAGCGAGCCGGACAAGGGAACCAGGTTCGATATTTACCTCCCCATAATAAAGACCCGGGCCATGCAGGCTGAGCAGCCCCCCGAGGAGGTAAAAGGCGGCCACGAGACGATACTGGTGGCTGAAGATAACGACCAGGTAAGGATACTGGCAAAGGAAGTGCTCACGAGCAAGGGCTACACAGTGATAGAGGCAACGGACGGAGAGGATGCAGTAAGGCAGTTTCGGGAGCATAAGGACGAAATCGTCCTTCTCCTCCTGGATGTAGTGATGCCAAGGAAAAACGGCCGGGAAGTCTATGAAGAGATAGCCAAGGCAAGACCCGATGTAAAAGTCCTTTTCACCAGCGGCTACACGGGCGACGTGGTCCTGATCAAAGGCATCCACGACGAAGCCCTGAACTATATCTCCAAGCCCCTGGCGCCGAACGAGCTATTGAAGAAGGTGAGGGAAGTCTTAGATAGGTAG
- a CDS encoding PAS domain S-box protein — protein sequence MDDPSTTYPGLMSEMDALKQRIQELEQSEAELKARENLYRVLFEDSPYGCVVIDPLTAAIVEFNEAAHRQLGYSRAEFAGLTVHDVEIIESPEQTRRHIENVMYRGRDDFQTLHRTRQGEIRKVHVTAQKSEVSGRTVYHCVWTDITERTGLEEELLISTNRLSRAEIISRCGNWEFNFELNLIFASEGARNIYGITGRDWTIHEVQKIPLPEYREMLNEALRRLISENRPYNVKFKIKRPDTGEIVYIHSVAEYDRERNVAFGVIRDITEYKRTEDALSESEAKYRTLIENSLAGVYIFQDDRFRFVNNRFCEILGYTCEELADTLDSLDILEPATKLIIRECIAKFLEGETENISLIQRAVRKDGAAIVVSVLGRPMMYGGRPAVSGTAYDITEHEEAEEQVRQKTALLEAQVNASLDGILVTHKGRKILQNRQMEDLFRIPPDIAESDDRNAQIEWEKGLLKNPDKFMEKIDYIEAHPNETLRDELEFKDGTVLDRFGSPIIGKDGTDYGRIWTFRDITGRKKSEEALLASRVQLSEAMDLAHIVYWEFDSAAQTFIFNDPFYAFYGTTSGQEGGYRMTTEEYARRFVHPDDIPRYTRFVEENTLRPDPASVIIAHRIIRRDGQVRHIMARSRIVMDDLGRIVKRYGANQDVTEYKDMEKAVRESGEQFRKIFERSPLGMVTAGIDLRLIRANAAFCKMLGYTEQELASLTFKDITHPEHLADDASHVKELITGKSALYRTEKRYIRKDGGIVWGSSTVTLMRDSDGRFMYSLITVEDVTHRKESEKEQARLETQLQQAQKMEAIGTLAGGVAHDFNNILTVITGYGAMLKMDLAQNDPLRTYVDSILSSAEKAAHLTRSLLSFSRQQPIRLSHLNLNECLRSAEKLLMRLLTENIAIKTVLTAEEITIMADPVQIDQIILNMATNARDAMPKGGVLTMETKIVELDDQFRRFHGYGEPGRYILLSLSDTGVGMDEATRERIFDPFFTTKETGKGTGLGLSTVYGIVRQHNGYITVYSEPNLGTSFHIYLPMVSKAVEEERKEPAPVRGGNETILVAEDNESVRSLICRILGEYGYTTIEAGDGEEAVEQFGKMRKIDLLVFDSVMPKKSGREAYDEIRRMKPGVKVLFTSGYTRDVILDKGVEDKKFEFVPKPISPGTLLQKVREMLDEQGPDERE from the coding sequence ATGGATGACCCTTCAACCACATACCCGGGGCTTATGAGCGAGATGGATGCCCTGAAGCAGCGGATTCAGGAACTCGAGCAGTCGGAGGCAGAACTGAAGGCCCGCGAGAACCTCTATCGCGTGCTTTTTGAAGACTCACCCTATGGGTGCGTGGTTATCGATCCCCTTACCGCGGCCATCGTGGAGTTTAACGAAGCGGCACACCGCCAGCTCGGCTACTCGCGAGCGGAGTTCGCCGGGTTGACCGTTCATGACGTTGAAATTATCGAAAGCCCGGAGCAAACACGCAGACATATCGAGAATGTCATGTACCGGGGCCGGGATGATTTTCAAACCCTTCACCGTACCCGGCAGGGCGAAATCAGAAAGGTCCATGTCACTGCTCAAAAGTCGGAGGTCTCCGGCCGTACCGTCTATCATTGTGTCTGGACTGATATTACCGAGCGCACGGGGTTGGAGGAAGAGCTTCTCATCAGCACGAATCGTCTGTCGAGAGCCGAGATCATTTCCCGCTGTGGAAATTGGGAATTTAATTTCGAATTAAACCTGATTTTTGCATCGGAGGGGGCTCGCAACATCTACGGAATCACCGGTCGGGATTGGACGATTCACGAAGTGCAGAAGATACCCCTTCCCGAATACCGGGAAATGCTCAATGAGGCACTCCGGAGACTCATCAGCGAAAACCGCCCCTACAACGTGAAATTTAAAATAAAGCGGCCTGACACGGGGGAGATCGTCTATATCCATTCCGTGGCGGAATATGACCGCGAGAGAAACGTGGCTTTCGGAGTGATCCGGGATATTACGGAATATAAGCGGACCGAGGATGCCCTCTCCGAATCGGAGGCCAAGTACCGTACCCTCATCGAGAATTCACTCGCAGGTGTCTACATCTTTCAGGATGACCGGTTTCGCTTCGTCAATAACAGGTTCTGTGAAATCCTCGGCTACACATGCGAAGAACTGGCCGATACACTGGATTCCCTCGATATCCTGGAACCTGCGACAAAACTGATTATCAGGGAATGTATCGCAAAATTCCTGGAAGGAGAAACGGAAAATATCAGCCTCATCCAGAGGGCTGTCAGGAAAGACGGGGCAGCCATTGTGGTGAGCGTCCTCGGGAGACCCATGATGTACGGGGGCCGCCCCGCCGTCTCCGGAACCGCATACGATATCACGGAGCATGAAGAGGCGGAGGAACAGGTGCGGCAGAAGACCGCCTTACTTGAAGCGCAGGTGAACGCGTCTCTGGATGGAATTCTTGTCACCCACAAGGGAAGAAAGATCCTCCAAAATCGGCAGATGGAGGACCTCTTCAGAATTCCGCCTGATATCGCCGAGAGTGATGACCGCAATGCGCAGATAGAGTGGGAAAAGGGGCTCCTCAAAAACCCCGACAAGTTTATGGAGAAAATCGACTATATCGAAGCCCATCCCAACGAAACGCTCAGGGATGAGCTCGAGTTTAAGGACGGGACAGTACTCGACAGGTTCGGGAGTCCCATTATCGGTAAAGACGGGACAGACTATGGGCGGATTTGGACATTCCGCGATATCACCGGGCGCAAGAAATCGGAGGAGGCCCTGCTTGCCAGTCGCGTTCAGTTGTCGGAGGCGATGGACCTCGCCCACATCGTGTATTGGGAATTCGACAGTGCGGCACAGACATTCATCTTCAACGATCCCTTCTACGCCTTTTACGGCACCACCTCCGGGCAGGAAGGGGGATACCGGATGACCACGGAAGAGTACGCCCGGCGGTTCGTGCATCCTGACGACATTCCACGTTACACCCGTTTCGTGGAGGAAAATACCCTGAGACCGGACCCCGCATCGGTGATTATCGCCCACCGTATAATCCGTCGCGACGGGCAGGTGCGCCACATCATGGCACGATCGAGGATCGTCATGGATGATCTGGGCCGCATCGTGAAGAGATATGGCGCGAACCAGGATGTCACGGAATATAAGGATATGGAAAAAGCGGTCCGGGAGAGCGGGGAGCAGTTCAGGAAAATATTCGAAAGAAGTCCTCTCGGTATGGTCACCGCCGGTATCGACCTCCGGCTCATTCGGGCAAATGCAGCCTTTTGCAAAATGCTGGGGTACACGGAACAGGAGTTGGCATCACTCACCTTCAAAGATATTACCCATCCTGAACACCTGGCCGATGATGCCTCCCACGTGAAGGAGCTAATCACGGGAAAGTCTGCTCTTTATCGGACGGAAAAACGATATATCAGAAAGGACGGGGGCATTGTATGGGGGTCCTCAACGGTCACTCTCATGCGGGACAGCGACGGCCGGTTCATGTATTCCCTTATCACCGTCGAGGACGTAACTCATAGAAAGGAATCGGAAAAAGAGCAGGCGCGCCTGGAAACACAGCTCCAACAGGCTCAGAAGATGGAGGCTATCGGCACCCTAGCGGGAGGCGTTGCCCATGATTTCAATAATATTCTCACCGTGATCACGGGTTACGGCGCCATGCTGAAAATGGATCTGGCACAGAATGACCCCTTAAGAACTTATGTGGACTCTATACTCTCTTCAGCGGAGAAGGCGGCCCACCTCACCCGCAGCCTTTTGTCCTTCAGCAGGCAGCAACCTATCCGTCTCAGCCACCTCAATTTAAACGAATGCCTCCGTTCTGCGGAAAAACTGCTGATGCGGCTTCTGACCGAAAATATCGCGATCAAGACGGTTTTGACTGCCGAAGAAATCACCATCATGGCTGATCCCGTCCAGATCGACCAGATAATTTTGAATATGGCCACTAACGCCCGGGATGCGATGCCGAAGGGCGGTGTGCTGACCATGGAGACAAAGATCGTGGAGCTGGACGATCAATTCCGGCGCTTTCACGGCTATGGCGAACCAGGCAGGTATATCCTCCTCTCTCTTTCGGATACAGGCGTGGGCATGGATGAGGCGACACGGGAAAGAATCTTCGATCCTTTTTTCACTACCAAGGAGACGGGAAAAGGAACAGGCCTCGGGCTGTCGACGGTCTATGGGATCGTGCGCCAGCACAATGGCTATATCACCGTGTATAGCGAGCCGAATTTAGGTACGAGCTTTCATATTTATCTTCCCATGGTGAGCAAAGCCGTTGAAGAAGAAAGGAAAGAGCCCGCCCCTGTCCGGGGTGGAAATGAGACCATTCTGGTCGCGGAAGATAATGAATCCGTGCGATCCCTGATCTGCAGGATATTGGGCGAATACGGTTACACGACGATCGAGGCAGGCGATGGGGAGGAGGCGGTGGAGCAGTTCGGAAAGATGAGGAAGATAGATCTCCTCGTCTTCGATTCCGTAATGCCGAAAAAGAGCGGACGGGAAGCCTATGACGAGATACGCCGCATGAAACCCGGTGTGAAGGTGCTCTTTACCAGCGGTTATACGAGGGACGTGATCCTCGATAAAGGCGTGGAAGACAAGAAGTTCGAATTCGTCCCAAAACCCATCTCACCGGGCACCCTCCTGCAAAAGGTGAGGGAGATGCTCGACGAACAGGGGCCGGATGAGCGGGAGTAG
- a CDS encoding circadian clock KaiB family protein encodes MTRKVRDQIEVFEEALRNSGEKKYVLRLYVAGATSKSTEAILNIKKVCEEHLRDRYELQVIDIYQQPVLAKGEQIVAVPTLVRKLPPPLRKFIGSMHDMDRILVGLDLKPKNDLTPKSQGKS; translated from the coding sequence ATGACAAGAAAGGTTCGGGACCAGATAGAGGTTTTTGAGGAAGCCCTCAGGAACTCTGGCGAGAAGAAGTACGTGCTCCGCCTCTATGTGGCCGGCGCCACGTCCAAGTCGACGGAGGCCATCCTCAATATCAAGAAGGTCTGTGAAGAACACCTTAGGGACCGCTATGAACTCCAGGTGATCGATATTTACCAGCAGCCGGTCCTTGCCAAGGGCGAGCAAATCGTCGCAGTCCCCACGCTGGTCAGGAAGCTGCCGCCGCCGCTCCGCAAGTTTATCGGCAGCATGCATGACATGGACCGAATTCTTGTGGGCCTCGATCTCAAACCCAAAAATGACCTTACGCCGAAATCTCAAGGGAAGTCATGA